In a genomic window of Gossypium arboreum isolate Shixiya-1 chromosome 7, ASM2569848v2, whole genome shotgun sequence:
- the LOC108480107 gene encoding uncharacterized protein LOC108480107 → MGSCVSTSDKRITTQKRNRPWSKKCRGKLSGSVSDGSKKRKSNGCVTDIAVSEYVRMDFEKGATTTCRRSEVSNSTFHLTQLQWHLSQMDAKVSCHEDTWFDSVSIMESESDEEFISVYGDGFPTMGTAIGNISSAQVLQYGASSCFVEGKCKYEQYHESYLKIDGGRLSKEETRESNARFSTMSSHGHELSRFGKEADDWKKKKLLDCSHGSFKSVKDERRSGFCKMLPSINFNEKILATHMASQSQRRKSTVYRLSVKRTSCDAEEYSSKQFLYLPRAGYAIPCSKDEKANRGCWSQIPSSKFQLRGETYFQDKRKCPASDFSPYTPIGVDLFICPRKINHIAQHVELPHFKPNGKIPPLLIVNIQLPTYPAAMFLGDGDGEGMSLVLYFKVSEDFDNNISPQCLENIKKFIDDEVEKVKGFTKDSNVLFRERLKIMAGLVNPDDLNLNSTEKKLVNAYNEKPVLSRPQHKFFKGSNYFEIDLDIHRFSFISRKGLESFRDRLKNGTLDLGLTIQAQKQEELPEQVLCCLRLNKIDFSDNGQIPTLMTLDE, encoded by the exons ATGGGGAGTTGCGTATCAACATCGGATAAAAGAATTACGACACAAAAAAGAAACCGCCCATGGTCAAAGAAATGTCGTGGGAAGCTTTCCGGTTCGGTCTCCGATGGAAGCAAGAAAAGGAAAAGCAATGGTTGTGTAACAGATATAGCTGTTAGCGAATATGTTCGTATGGATTTCGAGAAGGGTGCAACCACTACTTGTAGAAGATCTGAGGTTTCCAACTCTACATTCCATTTAACCCAATTGCAATGGCATCTTAGCCAAATGGATGCCAAAG TATCTTGCCATGAGGATACTTGGTTTGATTCAGTTAGTATTATGGAATCGGAATCAGATGAGGAATTCATCAGTGTTTATGGAG ATGGTTTTCCAACAATGGGCACTGCAATTGGGAATATATCAAGCGCTCAAGTACTTCAATACGGAGCTTCATCATGCTTCGTGGAAGGCAAGTGCAAATACGAACAATACCATGAAAGTTACCTGAAAATTGACGGTGGTAGATTGAGCAAAGAAGAAACGAGAGAATCCAACGCTCGGTTTTCAACCATGAGTAGCCATGGTCATGAGCTTTCGCGCTTTGGAAAGGAGGCCGATGACTGGAAGAAGAAGAAGCTATTGGATTGTTCTCATGGAAGCTTTAAAAGTGTGAAAGATGAAAGGCGATCTGGCTTTTGTAAAATGCTTCCTTCTATCAATTTCAATGAGAAGATTTTGGCAACTCATATGGCTTCCCAATCTCAAAGACGAAAATCTACCGTTTATCGGCTTTCTGTTAAGAGGACTTCATGTGATGCAGAAGAAT ATTCATCGAAACAATTTTTATATCTTCCAAGAGCAGGATATGCAATTCCATGCAGCAAGGATGAGAAAGCAAATAGAGGCTGTTGGTCTCAGATTCCATCTTCAAAGTTTCAACTTCGTGGCGAGACCTATTTTCA AGATAAAAGGAAGTGTCCTGCATCCGATTTCTCCCCATATACTCCCATAGGTGTTGATTTATTCATATGCCCAAGAAAGATAAATCACATTGCTCAACATGTAGAGCTTCCTCATTTCAAACCAAATGGGAAAATCCCTCCTCTTCTAATTGTAAACATTCAA TTGCCGACTTATCCCGCTGCAATGTTCCTCGGCGATGGCGACGGTGAAGGAATGAGCCTTGTTCTTTACTTCAAAGTTTCTGAGGATTTCGACAATAACATCTCTCCTCAATGTTTGGAAAACATTAAG AAATTTATTGATGATGAAGTGGAGAAAGTGAAAGGGTTTACGAAAGATTCCAACGTTCTTTTCAGAGAAAGGTTGAAGATCATGGCCGGGTTGGTTAATCCTGATGATCTCAATTTGAATTCTACGGAAAAGAAACTTGTCAATGCTTATAATGAAAAACCAGTTCTCTCTCGCCCTCAACACAAATTTTTTAAG GGCTCGAATTATTTCGAGATTGATTTAGACATACATCGCTTCAGTTTCATATCAAGGAAAGGACTTGAATCGTTTCGAGATCGTTTGAAGAATGGAACACTTGATCTCGGTTTAACCATCCag GCACAAAAACAAGAAGAATTGCCAGAGCAAGTGTTGTGTTGTTTGAGGTTGAACAAGATCGACTTCTCCGATAATGGTCAAATCCCTACACTTATGACATTGGATGAATAA